A single genomic interval of Zingiber officinale cultivar Zhangliang chromosome 4A, Zo_v1.1, whole genome shotgun sequence harbors:
- the LOC121970341 gene encoding putative 4'-phosphopantetheinyl transferase slr0495 isoform X1: MLPSNLVARRLVPFALPSLPSAPLPSPRMDECQLLRIPNQNSYIFPGWRKKIQWMSLFSTTFSTCMQEAHLWCVKPDELKDASLLQEYMKILSPCEKENVLSVKGEVLQKCALLSRVLVRTTLARYTDYRINPRSFKFKKNRFGKPEVEWQHNDVSFLPSLQFNVSHTSSLIACGITVNDPIGIDVEEKQRRPNADVLSLASRYFSPPEVQYLKSLVDSDSQKIEFIKLWTLKEAYVKALGRGFSGAPFRKFTIRFETRGDLVSEKLKTGEFRIAVEPVSDHETLTANWQFALAEITGSHFAAICMGIDENDTGKEHDLLKLKVWKTLPYMEDECLSDSEAVIKISGLS; this comes from the exons ATGTTGCCATCCAATTTGGTCGCTCGACGTCTCGTACCTTTCGCTCTTCCGTCTTTGCCATCAGCACCGCTTCCTTCTCCGAG GATGGATGAATGTCAGTTGTTAAGAATACCAAATCAGAATTCCTACATTTTTCCTGGTTGGAGAAAAAAGATACAGTGGATGAGCTTATTTTCAACAACTTTCTCAACCTGCATGCA GGAGGCACATCTTTGGTGTGTAAAACCTGATGAGCTGAAGGATGCTTCCTTATTGCAAGAGTATATGAAAATTCTCTCTCCATGTGAAAAGGAAAATGTTTTATCTGTAAAAGGAGAAGTGCTGCAAAAATGTGCTCTGCTTTCTCGTGTACTTGTCAGAACTACACTTGCAAGAT ATACTGATTATCGAATCAATCCAAGATCATTCAAGTTCAAGAAGAATAGATTTGGAAAGCCTGAG GTAGAATGGCAACATAATGATGTCAGTTTTCTGCCATCATTGCAATTCAATGTTTCACATACATCCTCCTTGATTGCATGTGGCATTACAGTAAATGATCCT ATTGGAATTGATGTTGAAGAAAAACAACGGAGACCAAATGCCGATGTTCTATCTCTAGCTAGCCGTTATTTTTCTCCTCCTGAAGTTCAATATTTGAAATCTCTGGTGGACTCTGATAGTCAGAAAATTGAATTTATTAAACTCTGGACCCTTAAA GAAGCCTATGTTAAAGCCCTCGGGAGGGGATTTTCTGGTGCACCCTTTCGGAAATTTACTATCCGGTTTGAAACAAGAGGAGACCTTGTTTCTGAGAAGCTGAAAACTGGA GAATTCAGAATAGCTGTGGAACCAGTTTCTGATCATGAAACCCTGACTGCAAACTGGCAGTTTGCGTTGGCTGAAATCACCGGGTCACACTTCGCTGCAATTTGTATGGGAATTGATGAAAACGACACAG GTAAAGAGCATGATTTACTCAAACTAAAAGTTTGGAAGACTCTCCCTTACATGGAAGATGAATGTTTATCAGACTCAGAGGCAGTCATAAAAATTAGTGGATTGTCTTGA
- the LOC121970341 gene encoding 4'-phosphopantetheinyl transferase HetI-like isoform X3 codes for MLPSNLVARRLVPFALPSLPSAPLPSPREAHLWCVKPDELKDASLLQEYMKILSPCEKENVLSVKGEVLQKCALLSRVLVRTTLARYTDYRINPRSFKFKKNRFGKPEVEWQHNDVSFLPSLQFNVSHTSSLIACGITVNDPIGIDVEEKQRRPNADVLSLASRYFSPPEVQYLKSLVDSDSQKIEFIKLWTLKEAYVKALGRGFSGAPFRKFTIRFETRGDLVSEKLKTGEFRIAVEPVSDHETLTANWQFALAEITGSHFAAICMGIDENDTGKEHDLLKLKVWKTLPYMEDECLSDSEAVIKISGLS; via the exons ATGTTGCCATCCAATTTGGTCGCTCGACGTCTCGTACCTTTCGCTCTTCCGTCTTTGCCATCAGCACCGCTTCCTTCTCCGAG GGAGGCACATCTTTGGTGTGTAAAACCTGATGAGCTGAAGGATGCTTCCTTATTGCAAGAGTATATGAAAATTCTCTCTCCATGTGAAAAGGAAAATGTTTTATCTGTAAAAGGAGAAGTGCTGCAAAAATGTGCTCTGCTTTCTCGTGTACTTGTCAGAACTACACTTGCAAGAT ATACTGATTATCGAATCAATCCAAGATCATTCAAGTTCAAGAAGAATAGATTTGGAAAGCCTGAG GTAGAATGGCAACATAATGATGTCAGTTTTCTGCCATCATTGCAATTCAATGTTTCACATACATCCTCCTTGATTGCATGTGGCATTACAGTAAATGATCCT ATTGGAATTGATGTTGAAGAAAAACAACGGAGACCAAATGCCGATGTTCTATCTCTAGCTAGCCGTTATTTTTCTCCTCCTGAAGTTCAATATTTGAAATCTCTGGTGGACTCTGATAGTCAGAAAATTGAATTTATTAAACTCTGGACCCTTAAA GAAGCCTATGTTAAAGCCCTCGGGAGGGGATTTTCTGGTGCACCCTTTCGGAAATTTACTATCCGGTTTGAAACAAGAGGAGACCTTGTTTCTGAGAAGCTGAAAACTGGA GAATTCAGAATAGCTGTGGAACCAGTTTCTGATCATGAAACCCTGACTGCAAACTGGCAGTTTGCGTTGGCTGAAATCACCGGGTCACACTTCGCTGCAATTTGTATGGGAATTGATGAAAACGACACAG GTAAAGAGCATGATTTACTCAAACTAAAAGTTTGGAAGACTCTCCCTTACATGGAAGATGAATGTTTATCAGACTCAGAGGCAGTCATAAAAATTAGTGGATTGTCTTGA
- the LOC121970341 gene encoding 4'-phosphopantetheinyl transferase HetI-like isoform X2, which translates to MDECQLLRIPNQNSYIFPGWRKKIQWMSLFSTTFSTCMQEAHLWCVKPDELKDASLLQEYMKILSPCEKENVLSVKGEVLQKCALLSRVLVRTTLARYTDYRINPRSFKFKKNRFGKPEVEWQHNDVSFLPSLQFNVSHTSSLIACGITVNDPIGIDVEEKQRRPNADVLSLASRYFSPPEVQYLKSLVDSDSQKIEFIKLWTLKEAYVKALGRGFSGAPFRKFTIRFETRGDLVSEKLKTGEFRIAVEPVSDHETLTANWQFALAEITGSHFAAICMGIDENDTGKEHDLLKLKVWKTLPYMEDECLSDSEAVIKISGLS; encoded by the exons ATGGATGAATGTCAGTTGTTAAGAATACCAAATCAGAATTCCTACATTTTTCCTGGTTGGAGAAAAAAGATACAGTGGATGAGCTTATTTTCAACAACTTTCTCAACCTGCATGCA GGAGGCACATCTTTGGTGTGTAAAACCTGATGAGCTGAAGGATGCTTCCTTATTGCAAGAGTATATGAAAATTCTCTCTCCATGTGAAAAGGAAAATGTTTTATCTGTAAAAGGAGAAGTGCTGCAAAAATGTGCTCTGCTTTCTCGTGTACTTGTCAGAACTACACTTGCAAGAT ATACTGATTATCGAATCAATCCAAGATCATTCAAGTTCAAGAAGAATAGATTTGGAAAGCCTGAG GTAGAATGGCAACATAATGATGTCAGTTTTCTGCCATCATTGCAATTCAATGTTTCACATACATCCTCCTTGATTGCATGTGGCATTACAGTAAATGATCCT ATTGGAATTGATGTTGAAGAAAAACAACGGAGACCAAATGCCGATGTTCTATCTCTAGCTAGCCGTTATTTTTCTCCTCCTGAAGTTCAATATTTGAAATCTCTGGTGGACTCTGATAGTCAGAAAATTGAATTTATTAAACTCTGGACCCTTAAA GAAGCCTATGTTAAAGCCCTCGGGAGGGGATTTTCTGGTGCACCCTTTCGGAAATTTACTATCCGGTTTGAAACAAGAGGAGACCTTGTTTCTGAGAAGCTGAAAACTGGA GAATTCAGAATAGCTGTGGAACCAGTTTCTGATCATGAAACCCTGACTGCAAACTGGCAGTTTGCGTTGGCTGAAATCACCGGGTCACACTTCGCTGCAATTTGTATGGGAATTGATGAAAACGACACAG GTAAAGAGCATGATTTACTCAAACTAAAAGTTTGGAAGACTCTCCCTTACATGGAAGATGAATGTTTATCAGACTCAGAGGCAGTCATAAAAATTAGTGGATTGTCTTGA
- the LOC121970341 gene encoding 4'-phosphopantetheinyl transferase-like isoform X4: MCSAFSCTCQNYTCKILDTDYRINPRSFKFKKNRFGKPEVEWQHNDVSFLPSLQFNVSHTSSLIACGITVNDPIGIDVEEKQRRPNADVLSLASRYFSPPEVQYLKSLVDSDSQKIEFIKLWTLKEAYVKALGRGFSGAPFRKFTIRFETRGDLVSEKLKTGEFRIAVEPVSDHETLTANWQFALAEITGSHFAAICMGIDENDTGKEHDLLKLKVWKTLPYMEDECLSDSEAVIKISGLS, translated from the exons ATGTGCTCTGCTTTCTCGTGTACTTGTCAGAACTACACTTGCAAGAT ACTAGATACTGATTATCGAATCAATCCAAGATCATTCAAGTTCAAGAAGAATAGATTTGGAAAGCCTGAG GTAGAATGGCAACATAATGATGTCAGTTTTCTGCCATCATTGCAATTCAATGTTTCACATACATCCTCCTTGATTGCATGTGGCATTACAGTAAATGATCCT ATTGGAATTGATGTTGAAGAAAAACAACGGAGACCAAATGCCGATGTTCTATCTCTAGCTAGCCGTTATTTTTCTCCTCCTGAAGTTCAATATTTGAAATCTCTGGTGGACTCTGATAGTCAGAAAATTGAATTTATTAAACTCTGGACCCTTAAA GAAGCCTATGTTAAAGCCCTCGGGAGGGGATTTTCTGGTGCACCCTTTCGGAAATTTACTATCCGGTTTGAAACAAGAGGAGACCTTGTTTCTGAGAAGCTGAAAACTGGA GAATTCAGAATAGCTGTGGAACCAGTTTCTGATCATGAAACCCTGACTGCAAACTGGCAGTTTGCGTTGGCTGAAATCACCGGGTCACACTTCGCTGCAATTTGTATGGGAATTGATGAAAACGACACAG GTAAAGAGCATGATTTACTCAAACTAAAAGTTTGGAAGACTCTCCCTTACATGGAAGATGAATGTTTATCAGACTCAGAGGCAGTCATAAAAATTAGTGGATTGTCTTGA